A window of Haloarcula taiwanensis genomic DNA:
ACATGCGAAGGATGAGGGCGTCCCAGTCGTCTCGACGGTTCTCCAAGGAGACCCGCACAGGACGATACTTGACTACAGCGAACAGTCCGACATTGACTGCATTGTCATGCCGACACACGGACAGCGGGGGATCAAGCGAATCCTCCTCGGAAGCGTCACCGAACGTGTCATCAACACGGCGACGGTTCCCGTCATTGCGGTCAACCCCGCAGGAGAGCGGTCACTCGTGTATCCGCCGACACACGTCCTTGTCCCGACAGATGGCAGCCGTGGCGCGGGGGTCGCAGTGACACAGGGGATTGCTGTTGCAAACGCGACGGGGGCAACACTCCATCTGCTCCACGTTGTCGAGACCGGCGGTCTCGGGCTCGATGCACGCTCTGTCCTGAAGGAAGGGAAGTTGACTGATCGGGCGAACGAAATTATGGCCGAGGCAACCGAGAGAGTTGAGGAAACGTCGCTTGACTCGGTCACCACCGCCATCGAACACGGTACCCCATCAAAGGTGATTCGCGATTACATCGACGAGAACCAGATCGGTCTCGCGGTTATGGGGACTCACGGACAGACTGATTTCAGCAGGTACGTCATGGGTGGTGTCAGCGCCAAAATCGTCCGGACGTCCCCAGTTCCAGTGACGTGGGTTCGTGAGCCCGACGCTGAATCAGATGAGTAGGGCGGTTCGTGAATCTGTCAACACATCCCAGAGCACGGGTC
This region includes:
- a CDS encoding universal stress protein; the protein is MYDTILFPTDGSDAAESALEYALQIAAEHEATLHILNVADTGRDSVTTIRGEVIDVLETEGERIVAEAAQHAKDEGVPVVSTVLQGDPHRTILDYSEQSDIDCIVMPTHGQRGIKRILLGSVTERVINTATVPVIAVNPAGERSLVYPPTHVLVPTDGSRGAGVAVTQGIAVANATGATLHLLHVVETGGLGLDARSVLKEGKLTDRANEIMAEATERVEETSLDSVTTAIEHGTPSKVIRDYIDENQIGLAVMGTHGQTDFSRYVMGGVSAKIVRTSPVPVTWVREPDAESDE